The Plutella xylostella chromosome 21, ilPluXylo3.1, whole genome shotgun sequence DNA window GTGAACaatgaccgatttcaagtggttctttactggacgcttccgtgcttcgagCGGCACGTGGGTCCTTGgccttcggcagcagtcgttaagcctagtcagaggccttcgggcagcttaaaaacatctgacaATAGTCGGGTTTCCCATTTACCAaatctctcagcacaagcttgttTGGCTAGCGTGGTGGACTACCCCTTCTTTCATGGTAGGTCGCTCGCTACTAGCATTATTAGAGATTACCTATTCTTGGATCTACAGAGTGCCTATCTCAGCTCTTACAATATGCTTGCTTGCTGCTCCAATTTACACGGgagcacagaataataactagtaccagacGGGAGCTACGCCGGCTgtaggggatatgtacaaaggttgcATTccagagagccacgtacagaaGCTTCAAATATGTATAAGTTATGTTACTTATGGCTACGATAGCGATGCCATGCGATTAGTTGTCAGTCACTGtatctacatattattattttgaatcgTTATTACCAGAATAGCCATCATGGTCTTCCAAGAATTCGATATTACTCGGTCCTAGGTCTTCCTCATGGTGGTTGACCACCATCACCCTCCTGTGCTGCCTGTTTAAATTCAAGcgtattattaggtactacCTGAGAGCGGAGGTAGCTCtttcgggtaagcgcccgcttcgaactccagagatgcgggttcgaatcctggcgCTGACATACTAATAAGgttttttggaatttaagtacaatgcaaACCGTCGCTCTTACAGTGAATgaaaatatcgtgaggaaaccgGCACATCTTGATTCTAGATATGTACCCTAAGTGAATTGTAGGTCCTTGTAGGTACTCATTTAAAAACGGCGGTACGGCTCGCACGTGATAggcacgtgagtacaaaatatacagcgaaaagcgggcgACTGCACCACCGCTGAACATTCATATCACCCGAGTCGATGATACGCTACTATCCTATACGATGCTGAAAAAGTGGTGTTAGTACTACACCACTTTTGCAGCTTACTTAGCTTTTCGGCTTAtttaagccgaaagggggtgactcagatgGTCATCCTAAACAATTTTTGTTCAACGAGACAAAGAAATCCTCTCCAAAGAAACTTTGTgagtcacgtgacttttactatggcgagcacattaaattatatttttggcTCACCCTGTGTAGGCAAAAACTTCTTGACAAGGCCAAATAGCCTAGATTGATTAAGGAAAAGTGCATAATTTGGTCCCTTATTAGATTAGGAAGACCGTAGGTAGTGGACACGGACACATGAAcaacctgatgatgatgttgactACTGCTTCTAGACTGCAGCCAAAGTAGTGGGATCGAAAAagacttatgtatttttgtaagtCAAAAGGAAATCTTCACTCTACAAATTCTTTGGGAAATCGATTTTCATATTACAGTTTACTTGCATTTTTcctcatttaaaaataatatgtcatttaaaactttagattCGAATTCCGTATGTAGCTTTGGACCGACCAATAATAACTTCTAGAATCTACACTGTTACCCTCGTATGTTTCTATGTACGAAatggtacctatgtactttcgAAAAGCAACTGAAATTTACGATGTGAACCCCTAAACTGGGTCACCTAACAGTCGTTTCAGGGCTATTTGCAGTGACAAACCTGAATGAGCATTTAATAGAGTTCATATAACGGTGATCGATACAAATAGACAATCGCATTGTCAGTTCGTCCATCGTCATCGCAGCTATATTTATGGACCGGAACGACAGGTTGCAAGGGCTTATAGACCGTGGGATTGGGATTTTCGGTGCTCCTTTGTACATTTTCCTAATAGTTCTCTTTAGTTGAAGTCTAGATTGAATAGGTCATCTGGTTTAGGCTAGGTCTCTTGTTAGTGCTTGCTTTATGGTTTGATGTTTACAAACATCCGTAATATTGTAGTGGCCCTTATTGTTttgatttataaacattttctgtgctaccacaaaaaactttaaacactgtttatcaagtgtttaaaacgaaatttgacagattttgttggcgtttgacagcgctaaacacccgttaaatactgtctaagtttttgtggtaaggccctttgTATTTTGcagtacttacattttaaaattaagtaaaatccGATATACCGTCTGTCAATACTGCCTCCCATGCTCTTGTTTGCTTTCTTCTCATCACATCCAGATTTTTTCCGTTGACAGAATCTTCTTGGTTTGTCATGTTTGGACAGCTAGACCGGTATATAAGTCTGaagtaaaaataacattaggtatttatcaccactacatatacctacgtacGACATATGTATAAGTTCTCTCGTAATGATGTCGTATAATTTCAACATTGGCGTGTTACATTACAgcggtcatcatcatcgtaattaaataacaatccGAACTATTGTAATTCGCTCTAACCTAGATCTAAATCTAAACTGCGAGCAAACTACCACCATTTTACCATGACCTACATGTGCGGGGGAAATTCTAATAGGCATTGCTAGATTAACCGTTTTCGGGGGTCAGGTTAAAGTGGTTTGATGGTGTTTGGTAGCAGTAGAATGAGTAATATCGGAATTAATGCGAGGCCAGGTGTCGCCAaccttttaaataataatgttagaATATTCACGGTTGGTCGCTGATTTCTCTGCTTCCGCTTTGATTTCATCACCAAACATCCGTGTGTGTCGACTGTCTAGTCAGTGCGGTCAGTGTGTATGGGAAATGATCGTATGCAAATTTTGTGGTTTTCCACCGCTTTGTTTGTGTTATGATGTTTATGTTAACAGTAGCGTTACGTTAATTATATTCACCGTTATAATGAATTATGTGAGTGTGACAGACCATTATGATTCGATGTTACACAAAAACACGTtgttaatttacacaaaaattCGGTAATAAAGAAATTTTAGGGATACAGATTGACTTGCCAACGATGATTTGTGATAGGGACAGGGCATTTTTAACCCGACtttataaatcaaaatgttttataacgcagataatatatctacataaataaagtCTATCCTTCCTCtcagcctatcgcactaccaaccACTTCCTCGACaccaccaaaggttaactggtagagaatgctactagcattaagttcgcctttgtacaatgtttttatgtgcaataatcaatttataataataatatccttGTCTATCCCACATCGATCTCTTGCTCAAAGCTTCTTATGTTACAATGAACGAGTGCTTATAAGAAAACAGCTATTTGGTATAGCTACTATTGTATACAAGCACGAAACTAAAAGTTGAAAGGAAAATTAGTATCATGAACCCtacattatacatacttacccTAACATCAGTATTTAAGTAtgctatttatgtattatctATCATCCTATTATTTCCAACACCAATAAAACATCAACTGAATCCTTTATGTTTCAGAACTCCCGAAGTGTTGTGAAAATGAAGTGTTATACGTTGTTGCTGCTGTGTTGCGGGTCTGTGGTGGCGGCCGTCGCTGAAGACACCTACCAGCTTATGGGCTTTGAGCAAACTGATGTAAGTAATACCAAGTTGTTAAACACTTTTTATGAAATGCTGACTGACAATACTACACCTCTAAATCGTCATATGCAGTTTTTATACTGGAAAACAGATAAAATTGtcaaaataatttgaacagCCACATATTTGGTGAACCtactaaatagaaataaaattaaacattccATTAAATGTTTTCAGGAGGACTTCGACTCAGAAGCTGCGAGGGAACGCCGCGACGTCATCGAAGAAGAGAAGTACTACAACATCCGCGAGCAGAAAACCAGTAGCGCTCCGCCGCCGTGGGTACCTGGGGCCCTGCCCCCCGACGACCCCACCACCCGGGTCTCCCTCACCAACGACGACCAGGTACTACCCTTATATCACACCACGGAGAAGCCAGACAAACCCACcggccgcggcgcgcgcgcctcCAACGAGAACTGGATCAAACTACCCTTCCCCGGACGTGACGAGGTCGAGCGAGACTCCCTCACCCCCCCGCAACCCTCCGGAGACCTGCTCAGCTCCAGAATGCCCAGAGTCAACTTCGTCACCCAAAACAAACCCCTAGACACCTCCGAGTCCAGAAACGATAAGGAGATCGTTCAGCGGTCGTCCAGAAACGACGAGCTGAGGACAGAGTTCGTACGCCCTGGTGAGGACCCTAAAACGGTTAAACCTGTGTACCCGAGACAGGCGGTTTACTACCCTGACGAGTCCAGGCGGTACTACGACGACCGGTACGTTCCACCCGAAGAATATTACCGACGGGACCCCTACTACGATATGTACGACAGAAGGAGGCTGTCAACTGTCAACTACTTCCCCTCAGGGTACGGCCCCAGGGTCGACAGATTCGACGAGCCCTACGACAGCTACGCGTCCAGGAAGCCGAAGAGGATAATCTACTACGCGCATTTGCCAGAAGTTGTGCGGACCCCTCCAAGCGTAGACTTGAGGTACAGATACTCTGTTGACCCTTACCGGCGTTTCGATGATGATTACCATCCAGGCTTGCCTGTCACTAGGGCTGGGAGGTACGACTACAGGTTTAGACCGAGCAGGTATCCTTACCCCTACGCTCCGCTTAGGAAGGAAGAAAGGATCTACAGGGATTTAGCTGGAGCTGGTTCGACCGCTAAAGATAAGAAGGTCGAGGAGAAAGTGACAGCGGCGCCGGTCCTGCCTCAGAAGGACGACAAGTTGAGGTCTAATGTGAACTCTAATAGGAACAATAGGAATATGATCAACAGTCATCAGTATCATGACGGCGTGGCGGTCCACTACAATGATCCCGCGTCACACAAGAGCTTTCAAGACGTGGTGAGGCCTGACGACAGCTACCTGCGGTTTGAAGAACCTTTGTTCCACAGCGCCGTCGACACATCGTACCGGCAAAAGTATTAAGCAGTCAATCCATTTaatgctattttttttaagatcgGTGTAGCATTTATTCATAGAACAACTGGGGGAGGCTGATTtccaaaattaaaaacttatgtAAAACGTCGCTAATAAACGTAATGCCCAAGCATGAGTTTTAATCAGTCGGTGAGCCGCGACAAATTGTACAAGCAATAAATCCTCTCGTAACTGagcatttaaattaaaactggCGAGGGTGAAGACGAATTTCattaagaattaattaatgtCATCCTTAAGCCGTTTTGTTTTTCCCACTCACTCCTACGAATAAAAAACATCTGTTGAGGACGATCTAAACGGCGACGCGTTTTCTTAAGGTAATTAAGcaataaattttgtttctgGCAACACTTAGAGGTGGGGGCAAATTACATCGCGCATTAAAGAAAATGGATAGCGTAAGCTGTGAGCGCGGACTTTACAAAACCAACGTGACTAATTAGAATGGAGGGCTTAGAGAAAAAATCCTGTGACAGCTTGTAATCAAGGGGATAgatttggtgttttttttctcgtttctttttttaatagcAGCCAGTGGTTGCGGAGTAATGGTGCGGCTATAAATTAGCCGGTAATTAAATATCTTGTCCCGAGGGTTCTCTGGGAATCGAGAAACAGAAGAATTTAACGTAGAATTGGTCCGTAAGTGTATTTTAAGATAAGTGTAAGTACTAAATAAACTAGgatgatttttatttaatctatATCATAATCTTTTAAACCATAAAATCGACTTAGTACCTAAAGCATACACAGACACGAATCCATTCGGAGTCTAAATTAAAGATAAACTGGCCAGATTAATTTCGGTCCTACgcaaacatttttaataacgAAGCGTGCCGTCAAAGCCTCAACCCGTCCGTTCAAATATTGGCCATGATTTGACAAATACAGGGTCGGCCAgtgaaaagtttaaattttaaaaaatcacagaaaaaaaactataagaaatatttcaaaaaatctttttttaatataacgtCAGAAGTCGGgaattttttttgaaataatttcataTGACCACCGTCGCGACTTCGGCATTCTTCCAAACGAGAATGGAAATTTGTCAATACTCTTTTGCATATTGTTGGTATTGTCACCATCTCTTCCCTAATCTTTGCTTTTAATTCACGCAGCCTCTTTGGTTTATGAATGTACACACGGTGCTTCAGGTATCCccatagaaaaataaactACTGGGACAGTTCAGAGCTCCTGGGTGGCCAGGATATCGCCTCTCCGTGAAATCAGCTTTTCCGGGAAAATTTCTAAAACTACCGGCATGGACTCAATTGACGTGTAACAAGCGGTTTCGTGTTGCTGGAACCACGTTATCGAATTGTAACCTCAAATTCCTATAGCTTAGGGGACAGAAACACTCGTAACACTTCCTATGGCA harbors:
- the LOC119693239 gene encoding uncharacterized protein LOC119693239; this encodes MKCYTLLLLCCGSVVAAVAEDTYQLMGFEQTDEDFDSEAARERRDVIEEEKYYNIREQKTSSAPPPWVPGALPPDDPTTRVSLTNDDQVLPLYHTTEKPDKPTGRGARASNENWIKLPFPGRDEVERDSLTPPQPSGDLLSSRMPRVNFVTQNKPLDTSESRNDKEIVQRSSRNDELRTEFVRPGEDPKTVKPVYPRQAVYYPDESRRYYDDRYVPPEEYYRRDPYYDMYDRRRLSTVNYFPSGYGPRVDRFDEPYDSYASRKPKRIIYYAHLPEVVRTPPSVDLRYRYSVDPYRRFDDDYHPGLPVTRAGRYDYRFRPSRYPYPYAPLRKEERIYRDLAGAGSTAKDKKVEEKVTAAPVLPQKDDKLRSNVNSNRNNRNMINSHQYHDGVAVHYNDPASHKSFQDVVRPDDSYLRFEEPLFHSAVDTSYRQKY